Proteins encoded within one genomic window of Granulicella pectinivorans:
- a CDS encoding sodium:solute symporter family transporter produces MTTMHLLRSDYVVILGYFALVLFIGLYFRRQQKTATDFFAGGHQISWWLAGISLYMSGFSAFTFIVYSEMAYRYGLVAILLSWTSVPACLLGGTVFAARWRRARIITPVEFLEQRCSLTVRQLFAWSAIPAKVFDDALKIFTTAIFLSAGMGIGIKTSIFVCGIIVIVYTLLGGLLALVVTDYLQFIMKALAILLLLPLAVWRLGGVHPALHSIPANLIHFTAGPYRWGYIVSYGLIVIISYNGSWSFAQKYYSVPDERSGRKAAWFAAALNFVGTPIMLLPALMARSIMPTFAAQQKPQDVYVHLIFTLLPAGMIGIIVAALFSATMATVSADLNAIAGVLTKDVYQRILRPASTERGLVAAGRVLTLLLGTIIIAISIWIGQSGRDSLFHIMVTAFGVLLAPTLLPLLATLVFRRLTSRGVIAGFASGMASGVLTLTAKTIYLAKAGPAATQTLDYHLEGLSIFTNIAATCVGMFLGSTFLGVSIEEQQRAKTFFRLIDTPITQEESLVTKAQSNSSDNIIRLSTLAVGVLLIVSGALAQEPVAHWIDSSIGIVFLFLGLPIRRMIARSGGRKT; encoded by the coding sequence ATGACGACGATGCACCTTCTCCGCTCCGACTACGTCGTGATCCTCGGCTATTTCGCACTTGTCCTTTTTATCGGTCTTTACTTCCGACGTCAGCAAAAGACTGCGACCGACTTCTTCGCAGGGGGTCATCAGATCTCCTGGTGGCTCGCCGGCATCTCGCTCTACATGTCCGGTTTCAGCGCGTTCACCTTCATCGTCTACTCGGAGATGGCGTACCGCTATGGCCTCGTTGCGATCCTTCTCTCCTGGACCAGTGTGCCCGCCTGTCTGCTTGGGGGCACCGTCTTCGCAGCGCGCTGGCGGCGAGCCCGCATCATCACGCCGGTTGAGTTCCTCGAGCAGCGATGTTCGCTGACGGTCCGGCAACTCTTTGCCTGGTCCGCCATCCCTGCGAAGGTCTTCGATGACGCCCTCAAGATCTTTACCACAGCCATCTTTCTTTCGGCTGGTATGGGCATCGGCATCAAGACGTCCATTTTCGTCTGTGGCATCATCGTCATCGTCTATACGCTGCTTGGTGGCTTGCTCGCGCTCGTCGTTACCGACTATCTACAGTTCATCATGAAGGCTCTCGCGATCCTGCTGCTTCTCCCGCTTGCCGTATGGCGGCTCGGTGGCGTTCATCCGGCGCTGCACAGCATCCCGGCGAACCTCATCCACTTCACCGCTGGCCCCTATCGCTGGGGATACATTGTCAGTTATGGGCTCATCGTGATCATCAGCTATAACGGGAGCTGGTCGTTCGCGCAAAAGTACTACTCCGTGCCCGACGAACGTTCCGGCCGCAAAGCCGCCTGGTTCGCCGCCGCTCTCAACTTCGTCGGCACTCCCATCATGCTCCTGCCTGCCCTCATGGCTCGTAGCATCATGCCCACCTTTGCCGCCCAGCAGAAGCCGCAGGACGTCTACGTCCACCTCATCTTTACCCTGCTGCCTGCGGGCATGATCGGCATCATCGTCGCCGCTCTGTTCTCCGCGACGATGGCCACCGTCAGCGCCGATCTCAATGCCATCGCGGGGGTACTTACCAAGGATGTCTACCAACGTATCCTGCGGCCCGCGTCTACGGAGCGTGGCCTCGTTGCGGCCGGTCGCGTTTTGACGCTTCTGCTCGGCACCATCATCATCGCCATCAGCATTTGGATCGGCCAAAGCGGCCGCGACTCGCTCTTTCACATCATGGTCACGGCCTTCGGAGTGCTGTTGGCACCTACGCTCCTGCCGCTTCTCGCGACCCTCGTTTTCCGCCGGCTTACCTCCAGGGGAGTTATCGCCGGCTTTGCCTCCGGTATGGCCTCGGGAGTTCTGACCCTGACGGCGAAGACGATCTATCTCGCCAAGGCGGGGCCAGCCGCAACGCAAACTCTCGACTATCACCTCGAAGGCCTTTCCATCTTTACCAACATCGCGGCGACCTGTGTCGGCATGTTTCTAGGCAGCACCTTTCTCGGTGTCTCTATCGAAGAACAGCAGCGGGCGAAGACGTTCTTTCGTCTCATCGACACTCCGATCACACAGGAAGAGAGCCTGGTCACGAAGGCGCAGTCAAACTCTTCGGACAATATCATTCGGCTCTCCACGCTGGCCGTTGGCGTGCTTCTCATCGTGTCCGGGGCGCTGGCGCAGGAACCGGTCGCGCACTGGATCGACTCCAGCATCGGCATTGTCTTCCTGTTTCTTGGGCTACCTATCCGACGGATGATCGCCAGATCCGGCGGCAGAAAGACGTAG
- a CDS encoding 3-hydroxyacyl-CoA dehydrogenase family protein, giving the protein MQEQTVGLIGLGFMGRGIAGCLIAHGLHVVSYTLARSEFEQAREAIAQAIEELIENAGYDPSLRDEWRGRYVEAASLQDVASCTFIIESITESAEAKHRLFADLEAIVSPETPIASNTSALPISLLQQGRLRPERFLGMHWAEPAHCTRFLELIRGEHTNDASLQAAERIALQLRKDPCIVQQDIPGFIVNRIAYAMYREACNLLHLGIADADTIDKAFRNSCGLWAGICGPLRWIDLTGGPALYGKTMTGVLPTLYNSPELPEPIASLMKAGATGIKSGQGFFSYTPEEAQAWEKIYRDQVWRMRAIAEEVFPISDHEPKTP; this is encoded by the coding sequence ATGCAGGAACAGACAGTCGGCCTCATTGGCCTGGGCTTCATGGGACGTGGCATTGCCGGCTGTCTCATTGCGCACGGACTTCATGTCGTGTCCTACACGCTTGCGCGCAGTGAGTTCGAGCAGGCTCGCGAGGCCATCGCGCAGGCCATTGAGGAGCTCATTGAGAACGCGGGCTACGATCCATCCCTCCGCGATGAATGGCGGGGACGTTATGTCGAGGCGGCCTCGCTCCAGGATGTAGCCTCTTGCACCTTCATCATCGAGAGCATCACCGAGTCCGCCGAAGCGAAGCACAGGCTCTTCGCCGATCTCGAAGCTATCGTTTCTCCCGAAACTCCGATCGCCAGCAACACCTCGGCGCTGCCCATCTCGCTTCTGCAGCAAGGCCGCCTGCGCCCGGAGCGCTTCCTGGGGATGCACTGGGCGGAGCCCGCACACTGCACGCGGTTCCTCGAACTCATCCGCGGCGAACACACCAACGACGCCTCTCTGCAGGCCGCCGAGCGCATCGCACTGCAGCTTAGGAAAGATCCGTGCATCGTTCAGCAGGACATCCCGGGCTTCATCGTCAACCGCATCGCCTATGCCATGTATCGCGAGGCCTGCAACCTTCTGCATCTCGGGATAGCGGACGCCGATACCATCGACAAAGCCTTTCGCAATTCATGCGGTCTATGGGCCGGTATATGCGGTCCCCTTCGGTGGATCGATCTCACCGGAGGCCCCGCCCTCTATGGCAAGACCATGACCGGGGTTCTGCCGACGCTCTACAACTCCCCCGAGCTCCCTGAGCCGATCGCTTCGCTGATGAAAGCCGGAGCAACGGGCATCAAGAGCGGCCAGGGTTTTTTCTCCTATACGCCCGAAGAAGCGCAAGCCTGGGAGAAGATCTACCGCGACCAGGTCTGGCGGATGCGAGCCATCGCCGAAGAGGTCTTTCCGATCTCCGACCATGAGCCCAAGACTCCATGA
- a CDS encoding alanine racemase: MHISELDTPSVVVDLDVLERNIARMAAYSAKTGIKLRPHIKTHKTPEIAKMQIASGAIGIAAAKPGEAAIMAAAGLDDIFIAYPIVAAQKAEHFLSLSDAARLSISVDSIEAAECLAKASDARGYDLPILVELDVGFGRCGVQNAPAALALAQQIDKLQGAHFGGLMYYPGHMMVPVERANAFLPHVNAAVESAYEAITGAGLEVRVVSGGSTPMAYRSEEFSHLTEIRPGMYPLNDRNLVVGGFATLEECALSVIATVVSNAVPHRVILDGGSKTFSSDRLLTGDHIGHGVVVQDPDAIFYGLSEEHGHLDITSSTRTYKLGERLRIVPNHVCATINMHDTIYGVRGDQVETVWNVAARGRVQ, encoded by the coding sequence ATGCATATCAGCGAGCTTGACACTCCATCCGTAGTCGTCGATCTCGACGTTCTCGAACGCAATATCGCACGCATGGCCGCTTACTCCGCGAAGACGGGTATCAAGCTGCGGCCGCACATCAAGACCCACAAGACGCCCGAGATTGCGAAGATGCAGATCGCCTCCGGTGCCATCGGCATAGCAGCCGCCAAACCGGGCGAAGCCGCGATCATGGCAGCGGCGGGGCTTGACGACATTTTTATTGCGTACCCCATCGTCGCGGCACAGAAGGCGGAGCACTTCCTCTCGCTTTCAGATGCCGCCCGCCTTTCCATTTCGGTCGACTCCATCGAAGCGGCAGAATGCCTCGCCAAAGCGTCCGACGCGCGGGGATACGACTTGCCGATCCTCGTAGAACTCGACGTAGGCTTTGGCCGTTGCGGCGTGCAGAACGCCCCAGCCGCACTTGCTTTGGCGCAGCAGATCGACAAGCTTCAAGGCGCGCACTTCGGTGGACTCATGTACTATCCCGGCCACATGATGGTGCCCGTTGAAAGGGCCAATGCTTTTCTCCCGCACGTGAACGCTGCCGTCGAGTCCGCCTACGAAGCCATTACCGGAGCAGGCCTTGAGGTCCGCGTGGTGAGTGGTGGATCGACCCCCATGGCTTATCGATCCGAGGAGTTTTCGCACCTGACCGAGATCCGTCCGGGCATGTATCCACTGAATGATCGCAACCTCGTCGTCGGCGGCTTCGCCACGCTTGAGGAGTGCGCTCTCTCCGTCATCGCGACGGTTGTCAGCAACGCGGTTCCGCATCGCGTCATCCTTGACGGAGGATCGAAGACTTTTTCTTCCGACCGCCTCCTTACCGGCGACCACATCGGGCACGGCGTCGTCGTGCAGGATCCGGACGCGATCTTCTATGGCCTCTCTGAAGAGCACGGGCACCTCGATATCACCAGCAGCACCCGCACCTACAAGCTCGGTGAGCGCCTGCGCATCGTGCCGAATCATGTGTGCGCCACGATCAATATGCACGACACGATTTACGGTGTGCGTGGCGACCAGGTTGAGACCGTATGGAACGTAGCCGCCCGCGGTCGCGTTCAGTAG
- a CDS encoding IclR family transcriptional regulator produces the protein MNASRTPSVPAVERALNLMESLAHSKNGLSLSQLVESSNIPKSSIHCLLLTLERAGYLHRSNQTGRYMFGLKLFGLANTSLSGLPIREQAAPFMMQLMEQTGLTVHLGVLDQYEAVLVAKFNPPGSNGLATWRGKRMEIHCTGIGKALGAYMSEADLKAIYRLRKFPRHNENTISTLRKLQEDFAKIRQRCYSIDDEEDEIGWRCLGAPIYDDAGNPVAAVSIAGTIHQIRADNLPRLAETLKACTTAISYSWGYLKGEEADAYQRA, from the coding sequence ATGAACGCTAGCCGGACGCCTTCCGTACCCGCAGTGGAACGTGCCTTGAACCTGATGGAATCGCTTGCGCACTCGAAGAACGGGCTGTCCCTCTCGCAGCTCGTCGAATCTTCCAACATTCCCAAGAGCTCCATTCATTGCCTTCTCCTGACGCTGGAACGCGCCGGCTACCTGCATCGCAGCAACCAGACAGGCCGCTACATGTTCGGCCTCAAGCTCTTTGGCCTCGCAAACACGTCACTCAGCGGTCTTCCTATCCGCGAGCAGGCCGCGCCCTTCATGATGCAACTCATGGAGCAGACCGGCCTGACTGTCCATCTTGGCGTGCTCGATCAGTACGAGGCCGTGCTCGTGGCCAAGTTTAACCCGCCGGGTTCGAACGGTCTTGCCACCTGGCGCGGGAAGCGGATGGAGATTCATTGTACGGGGATCGGCAAAGCTCTGGGAGCGTACATGAGCGAGGCCGATCTCAAGGCCATCTATCGCCTGCGCAAGTTTCCCCGCCACAACGAGAACACCATCTCCACCCTGCGCAAGTTGCAGGAAGACTTTGCTAAGATCCGCCAGCGTTGTTACTCCATCGACGACGAAGAAGACGAGATCGGCTGGCGCTGCCTCGGAGCACCCATCTACGACGACGCCGGCAATCCCGTTGCGGCGGTCAGTATCGCAGGAACCATCCACCAGATCCGCGCCGACAATCTGCCGCGCCTTGCCGAGACCCTCAAGGCCTGCACCACCGCGATCTCTTACTCCTGGGGCTACTTGAAGGGCGAGGAAGCAGATGCATATCAGCGAGCTTGA
- a CDS encoding N-acyl-D-amino-acid deacylase family protein, with amino-acid sequence MLLLRNALIVDGSGSLPYPGSVLLREGRIEAIGALEAPLGADIIDLDGAALSPGFIDMHSHSDLKVLENRREKSDQGITSEVVGNCGFSPYPCGHHKALLAEQQEGILNGGESWPNARAYLDAVKQSSRLVHVESLIGHGALRTAVCGKQANTTELIKLDELTATLDEALTEGAIGFSTGLMYAPGSQAPFAELEALCRVVARHGKLYTSHMRSYAWELLESIDEQIELARRTGCRLQISHLQTVGRDNWHKQKLALEKIEQAQAEGIDIGFDCYPYLAGSTVMTQLLPQTALADGLAGMLALIATSRADLEAFLDEETAQGWDDIFVSSLHTVANRPLIGKHIAAIAEARGTAPAATILDLLVEEGGRVNIVAFNQSEPNLHELLTHPLASIITDGFYVSERPHPRLAGAFPTFLGEFVRDRKWLSLQEAIRKITTAPAGRLGLTDRGNLTPGSIADLTIFSPERIGSGATFESPTLPPHGIHLVIKGQLLLPKSSSLLDGRGILRSGQALEHAIVSHPSTPDTIGELHYER; translated from the coding sequence ATGCTACTTCTCCGCAACGCTCTGATCGTCGATGGTTCAGGCAGCCTGCCCTATCCAGGGAGCGTGCTCCTTCGCGAAGGCCGCATCGAAGCGATTGGAGCGCTCGAAGCGCCGCTCGGCGCGGACATTATCGACCTTGACGGCGCCGCTCTGTCGCCTGGTTTCATCGACATGCACAGCCACTCCGACCTGAAGGTTCTTGAGAATCGCCGCGAAAAGAGCGACCAGGGCATTACGTCGGAGGTGGTTGGCAACTGCGGCTTCTCGCCGTACCCCTGCGGCCACCACAAGGCCCTGCTCGCCGAGCAGCAGGAGGGCATCCTGAACGGAGGCGAGAGCTGGCCCAACGCCCGGGCGTACCTCGATGCCGTGAAGCAGAGCTCACGCCTCGTGCATGTCGAGTCGCTGATCGGCCACGGAGCGCTCCGCACGGCCGTCTGTGGGAAGCAGGCCAATACGACTGAGTTGATCAAGCTCGACGAGCTTACCGCTACGCTGGACGAGGCCCTCACCGAAGGCGCGATCGGTTTCTCGACAGGCCTTATGTATGCGCCAGGGTCGCAGGCTCCCTTTGCGGAACTTGAAGCTCTCTGTCGCGTCGTTGCCCGTCACGGCAAACTCTACACCAGCCACATGCGCAGCTATGCCTGGGAGTTGCTCGAGTCCATCGACGAGCAGATCGAGCTGGCCCGGCGCACCGGATGCCGCCTCCAGATCTCGCACCTGCAGACCGTGGGCCGCGACAACTGGCACAAGCAGAAGCTCGCGCTTGAGAAGATCGAGCAGGCGCAGGCCGAAGGGATCGACATCGGCTTCGACTGCTACCCCTACCTCGCCGGTAGTACGGTCATGACGCAGCTCTTGCCGCAGACGGCACTGGCCGATGGCCTCGCCGGCATGCTCGCTCTCATCGCAACCTCACGTGCTGACCTCGAAGCCTTCCTCGATGAAGAGACGGCGCAGGGCTGGGACGATATTTTTGTTTCCTCGCTCCACACCGTGGCTAATCGCCCTCTGATCGGCAAGCATATTGCGGCGATCGCCGAAGCCCGCGGAACGGCACCGGCCGCCACCATCCTTGACCTTCTCGTCGAAGAGGGCGGTCGCGTGAATATCGTGGCGTTCAATCAGAGCGAGCCGAACCTCCACGAACTTCTCACGCATCCCCTCGCGTCGATTATCACGGACGGTTTCTACGTCTCGGAGCGGCCCCATCCGCGCCTCGCCGGAGCCTTTCCGACTTTTCTGGGCGAGTTCGTGCGGGACCGCAAGTGGCTGTCTTTGCAGGAGGCTATCCGTAAAATCACCACAGCACCCGCAGGACGCCTGGGTCTTACGGACCGTGGCAATCTCACCCCTGGCAGCATCGCCGATCTGACCATCTTTTCGCCGGAACGGATCGGCAGCGGCGCCACGTTTGAATCGCCGACCCTGCCTCCGCACGGCATCCATCTTGTCATCAAGGGACAGTTACTCCTCCCGAAATCGTCCAGCCTATTGGACGGACGCGGTATTCTCAGGTCAGGACAGGCTCTTGAGCATGCTATCGTGAGCCATCCATCGACCCCAGATACGATAGGAGAACTCCACTATGAACGCTAG
- a CDS encoding amidohydrolase family protein: MVDCHTHLWKAEDWSEEMEREATIARGAPAQIDIAEEDHWAAMEPVDRAIVFGFHTKHLGLVVPNDRVKTYVAKHPDKLIGFACLDPHEPDMLQEMEKVFLQDGFRGLKLAPIYQNFHPMDERMLPVYAFCEKHGIPVLIHQGTTFPRRAPLKYALPIQVEDVAMSYPDLKIVVAHMGHPWVEDAVVLIRKQPNVYSDISALYYRPWQYYNALMLAQEYGCGHKLLMGSDYPFTTPADTIAALRNVNHIIGNSGLPRIAEKLTEGIIERDTVALLGLQ, translated from the coding sequence ATGGTCGATTGCCACACCCACCTTTGGAAAGCCGAAGACTGGAGCGAGGAGATGGAACGCGAGGCCACGATCGCCCGTGGTGCCCCCGCGCAGATCGATATCGCGGAAGAGGATCACTGGGCCGCAATGGAGCCCGTAGATCGCGCCATCGTCTTTGGCTTCCATACGAAGCATCTTGGTCTGGTAGTTCCCAACGACCGTGTGAAGACCTATGTAGCGAAGCATCCGGACAAGCTGATCGGGTTTGCATGCCTCGATCCACATGAGCCCGACATGCTCCAGGAGATGGAGAAGGTCTTTCTGCAAGACGGCTTTCGCGGCCTCAAGCTTGCGCCGATCTACCAGAACTTCCATCCGATGGATGAACGCATGCTCCCGGTCTACGCCTTCTGCGAGAAGCACGGAATCCCCGTACTGATCCATCAGGGAACAACGTTTCCGCGGCGAGCCCCGCTGAAGTATGCGCTGCCGATCCAGGTGGAAGATGTGGCGATGTCCTATCCGGACCTGAAGATTGTGGTCGCGCATATGGGGCATCCATGGGTGGAAGATGCGGTCGTGCTGATTCGCAAGCAACCCAATGTCTACTCCGATATCTCAGCGCTCTACTACAGGCCGTGGCAGTACTACAACGCGCTGATGCTGGCGCAGGAGTATGGATGTGGCCACAAGCTGCTGATGGGGTCGGACTACCCGTTCACCACGCCCGCAGATACGATTGCCGCGTTGCGCAACGTAAACCACATCATCGGGAACTCCGGTCTGCCGAGGATCGCGGAGAAGCTCACCGAGGGAATCATTGAGCGCGATACGGTGGCTCTCCTTGGATTGCAGTAG
- a CDS encoding family 10 glycosylhydrolase, with product MSESWNRSLSRRKVLQLLPTAAVAAALPAGAQPTPKAVPVPRAPKPAKEVRAIWIHPEQHTDAKEKLGKAQIKATVERYARANFTLLLPWTLSGYLAALDHPEYRKLHPTAEWDYLGVLIDEATKEGLDVDMWYSFTDYRDLKSPEFDPGIGGSPEWMAKRLDEVVPGQTLMKLDAQRVENVCPQHYKARAWMQAQLEKTFVRYPKLNGFHIEEPGYGTKGYCVCALCRSVFEQLHGRKLTDALDTQIAEDFRTIGPSAFVEEIRDQMMQKHPKMMLSANGGHDWRHDRIRGRDWGRWANSGWLRYYVPQVYQSDINIFRSQLALTLSDIGASCPVYAGMALDSTSGKNTIEGIVEQIHASRDLGAPGVALFHGAAFTDEHLKVLKDGPFKRPV from the coding sequence ATGAGTGAATCGTGGAACAGGTCTTTAAGCCGTCGTAAGGTGTTGCAGCTTCTTCCCACCGCCGCAGTCGCGGCAGCGTTGCCCGCAGGTGCGCAACCAACTCCTAAAGCGGTGCCGGTGCCGCGTGCGCCGAAGCCCGCGAAGGAAGTGCGTGCCATCTGGATCCATCCGGAGCAGCATACGGATGCGAAGGAGAAGCTCGGCAAGGCGCAGATCAAGGCAACGGTGGAACGGTATGCGCGCGCAAACTTCACACTACTTCTTCCCTGGACGCTTAGCGGCTATCTCGCGGCACTTGACCATCCCGAGTATCGCAAGCTCCATCCGACCGCGGAGTGGGACTACCTCGGCGTCTTGATCGATGAGGCGACGAAGGAAGGCCTCGACGTCGACATGTGGTACAGCTTCACGGACTACCGCGATCTGAAGTCGCCTGAGTTCGACCCGGGGATCGGCGGAAGTCCGGAGTGGATGGCGAAACGCCTCGATGAGGTGGTTCCGGGACAGACGCTGATGAAGCTGGATGCCCAGCGTGTTGAGAACGTCTGTCCGCAACACTACAAGGCACGCGCCTGGATGCAGGCGCAGTTGGAAAAGACCTTCGTCCGCTATCCGAAGCTGAACGGCTTTCACATCGAGGAGCCGGGCTACGGAACCAAGGGATACTGCGTCTGCGCTCTATGCCGCTCCGTGTTCGAGCAGTTGCACGGACGCAAGCTGACCGATGCTCTCGATACCCAAATTGCGGAGGACTTCCGCACCATCGGCCCGAGCGCGTTTGTCGAGGAGATCCGCGACCAGATGATGCAGAAGCATCCGAAGATGATGCTCTCCGCCAACGGTGGACACGACTGGAGGCACGACCGCATCCGTGGCCGCGATTGGGGACGCTGGGCCAACTCCGGATGGCTGCGTTACTATGTGCCGCAGGTCTACCAGTCGGACATCAATATCTTCCGCTCGCAACTCGCTCTGACCCTCAGCGACATTGGAGCCTCGTGCCCGGTGTACGCGGGCATGGCCCTCGATTCGACCTCAGGCAAGAACACCATCGAAGGAATCGTGGAACAGATACATGCCTCGCGTGATCTTGGTGCACCGGGGGTCGCGCTCTTCCATGGCGCAGCCTTTACCGATGAGCACTTGAAGGTTCTAAAGGATGGCCCATTCAAGAGGCCTGTGTAG
- a CDS encoding glycoside hydrolase family 20 zincin-like fold domain-containing protein: protein MLNTLPCALKRFAMSSLVATLISINAPSQTMMQHAPLLPRVQQLRYGNGALPLCSLTLSTTNSEDPQAVAEVRQILEQHCNASIRPSTPVELTHETSGSMLPGANETTTRGSRESYAISIGANGVKIHAMTGAGVFYAVQTLRQMIEGSTDAPMLPFAEIADWPAMPYRGFMMDMSHGAILTVAEVKKQLDQLAEFKANQYFFYVETDLDLDGYPLLRKDSNWSKQDIRAIVEYARQRHIDVVPCVELYGHLHDLFRLERYSDLAALSHGGEANPADPRIQHILEDWLRQYAELFPSPWLHLGFDEPFELERAGSKTAGVAPDVLWLQHLQRLAGIASGLGKRPLFWADIDEGAYIFNKYPGLAAGLPKNAIAAPWFYDARPDYSNLLDLFAANHVPILVTTGISDWDNIAPDFESTFINIDGFLAAGRKANAIGMLNTEWSDSALALHREALAAVAYGAAAAWQSKPMESDRFFAEYAQIHHTPAAAEKIAAALSHLTAAQSLMRQALGSETSFRMWDNPFEPHLLARIKMHEKDLHTARLDAEQAEEELLTTGSGSDDEIDSLIVAAKMLDYTGMKFLYAIEIAANFDALPEHPSAADIGYLLKRETSSRNHSRVGDLLDTAGELEASYSSEWLKQYKPYRLATAQARWRAEQEFWRHFQASVWTVTQNFQEKSSRPTLADVLAVR from the coding sequence ATGCTGAACACTCTTCCATGCGCCTTGAAGCGGTTTGCGATGTCCTCACTCGTTGCGACGTTGATCTCCATCAATGCACCGTCACAGACCATGATGCAGCATGCTCCCCTGCTTCCGCGTGTCCAACAACTGCGCTATGGAAATGGAGCACTCCCTCTGTGCAGCTTGACGCTCAGCACCACCAACAGCGAAGATCCGCAGGCCGTTGCAGAGGTGCGGCAGATACTGGAGCAACACTGCAACGCAAGCATCCGCCCGTCGACGCCCGTTGAGCTTACGCATGAGACCTCCGGCAGCATGTTGCCCGGTGCGAACGAGACAACCACGCGTGGATCCCGTGAGTCGTATGCGATTTCGATTGGAGCGAACGGAGTCAAGATTCATGCGATGACGGGCGCTGGGGTCTTCTATGCGGTCCAGACACTGCGGCAAATGATCGAAGGTTCCACGGATGCACCGATGCTCCCCTTCGCGGAGATTGCCGACTGGCCTGCCATGCCATATCGCGGGTTCATGATGGACATGAGCCACGGGGCTATCCTGACTGTCGCGGAAGTGAAGAAGCAGCTCGACCAGCTTGCTGAGTTCAAGGCGAATCAGTATTTTTTCTATGTCGAGACAGACCTGGACCTCGATGGCTATCCGTTGCTTCGCAAAGACTCCAATTGGAGCAAGCAGGACATCCGCGCGATCGTCGAGTATGCGCGTCAACGCCATATCGACGTAGTGCCCTGCGTCGAGCTCTATGGTCATTTGCACGATCTCTTCCGACTCGAACGCTACAGCGACCTCGCGGCACTATCGCATGGCGGCGAGGCGAATCCGGCCGATCCGCGCATCCAGCACATCCTCGAAGATTGGCTTCGGCAGTATGCGGAACTCTTTCCAAGTCCATGGCTTCATCTTGGCTTCGATGAGCCCTTCGAGCTCGAGCGTGCTGGCAGCAAGACCGCAGGCGTTGCGCCCGACGTGCTCTGGCTGCAGCATCTGCAGCGCCTCGCCGGGATTGCCTCCGGTCTTGGCAAGCGCCCGCTCTTCTGGGCCGACATCGATGAAGGTGCCTACATCTTCAACAAATATCCGGGCCTTGCCGCAGGGCTGCCGAAAAATGCGATTGCCGCACCATGGTTCTACGATGCGCGCCCTGACTACAGCAATCTGCTGGATCTTTTCGCAGCCAATCATGTTCCCATCCTCGTCACAACCGGCATCTCGGACTGGGACAATATCGCGCCCGATTTCGAGAGCACTTTTATCAATATCGACGGCTTCCTTGCGGCTGGACGCAAAGCCAATGCGATCGGCATGTTGAATACGGAGTGGTCGGACTCCGCGCTTGCGCTGCATCGTGAGGCGCTGGCTGCTGTTGCCTACGGAGCGGCTGCGGCATGGCAATCGAAACCCATGGAAAGCGATCGCTTCTTTGCGGAGTACGCGCAGATTCATCACACGCCAGCGGCGGCGGAGAAGATTGCGGCGGCGCTTTCTCATCTGACGGCGGCGCAGTCTCTGATGCGGCAGGCACTGGGCTCAGAGACCAGCTTCCGGATGTGGGATAACCCTTTCGAGCCTCATCTGCTCGCGCGCATCAAGATGCACGAGAAAGATCTTCACACCGCACGGCTCGATGCCGAACAGGCCGAAGAAGAACTGCTTACAACGGGTAGCGGAAGCGATGACGAGATCGACAGCCTCATCGTTGCGGCAAAGATGCTTGACTATACCGGCATGAAGTTTCTCTATGCGATTGAGATTGCGGCGAACTTCGATGCGCTCCCCGAGCATCCGTCCGCGGCGGACATCGGCTATCTGCTCAAACGCGAAACGAGCTCACGGAACCACAGCCGCGTCGGCGATCTTCTGGATACGGCGGGTGAACTCGAGGCGTCGTACAGCAGCGAGTGGCTGAAGCAATACAAGCCTTATCGCCTGGCGACCGCACAGGCCCGGTGGCGCGCCGAGCAGGAGTTCTGGCGCCACTTCCAGGCTAGTGTATGGACCGTCACGCAAAACTTCCAGGAGAAAAGTTCACGGCCAACACTTGCGGATGTGTTGGCCGTGCGATGA